The genomic stretch TCTCTCGACCGGGATATAAGAAGGGGTAGGCCTAGATGGGAACGATCTCCCTTAGCTCTTGACATTTGGAAGAATTCTGCTAATGCCATTCTCTTAGCATTTGGAGCTCCCTTAGAGAAATGCACTACATATTTTGGTTTGCTAACTTTCTCTCCAGACCAAGAACAAATGATATCCATACACTTCATGAGAGTTTTTGCTTCCTTTTCGGACGCATTTCTAAACAACACAATATCATCAGCAAAAAGGAGATGAGTGGTCAGAGTAGCTCTTCTAGCCACTTTGATACTGCAGATTTCATGTTGACTTTCCACTCTTAGTAGCCATTTGGATAGCACATCTGTTGCTATGATGAACAGAGCTGGTGACAGCGGATCGCCTTGTTTAAGGCCTCTTGAAGGAGTTAAGTTACCAGTTTTTGCCCAATTAAGCAACAAAGAGAAGATTGATGATTAGACAAACTTCATGATCCAACCCACAAAAGTATCATGGAAACCCCAATTGGACAACACTGCCTTCAAGAAATGCCAATCCAACTTATCATAGGCCTTTTCCATGTCATGCTTCACCAGGAAGAATCCATCTTTAGTTTTTTTGTACTGCATTGAGTGAAGAATTTCTTAGACCACCATAGAGTTATCTTGGATAACTCTTCCTTTAACAAACGCAGACTGCATAGGGGAAACTAGAACTAGCAACAACGGTCTCAATCTATTGGCTAGTAACTTTGAAATGATCTTAAGGCAACATTGCATAAGGCGATTGGCCTATAGTTGTTAATAGAACTCGGCTGCTCCTTTTTAGGCAAGAGAACCAAATTGGTTGCATTCATTGAAATAGGGAGCTCACAATGGGTGAAAAAGTGCTTAGCCATGCTAATGACATCCTTACCAACAGTATCCCAGTGGTGCCTGTAGAATGATCCTGCCATCCCATCGGGCCCTGACGCCTTGTTCGGATTAATACAACAAAATGCTTCTAAAATTTACGTGTCACTTGGAATATCCGTGAGCATCATGTTCTAAGCTTGAGATATACTAGGTGAAACCAAACCGTCCAAATCAAACTGACCTCTTCTTTGGCAGAGGAGATTTTAAACTCAAGTTCTCTAGTGAGGCTTCAATGGTCGTCGGAAGGCATTGCTTCTCGATGTTGGACCCAAGTTTTAATGATGCCCACTCAAGGAACCATTTGGGGTGGATAGAGTGGAATGGTGAACGTTCCCAACTTTCCGCTTGGATCCATTCGCCAAACATCGGGAAGCTTTGGCCTTCGTAATTTTTCAGCATGGTCGATTGTCAGAAACAATGCTTCATGTCATGGCCCATAATGTCCCATTTAGAATAGATTTTCGAAAGCCTTGCATACTTGTATTGAAGCCATAATTGAGTCACACTTTCTCTCTTAAGAGGAAAACCGACAACCAGAGGTTTTTTGATCTCTCTGACAGCTCTGAACCTAAGAGTTCCGGAACAGTAAGTTAAAGCACGATTCGGTATCACATATGTGCTTaggatacaagtaaatatagagacTATAAAAGGAAATAGGAAcaaagaagaaaataagaaaactTTTACACTCACACAACCTTAAGTGTAGAATAGTAGGGATTACCAACTTAAACAAGGTTGTAGCACCTTGAAACTTCTAATAGAATTAAGtgctttgattagcgtgttgggaggacacatgaggtaattatgtgtgaattaattgatttatgggatttatatgattatataattgagtatgcatgattgtgtgtattaaatgtgtttgatgaccgtttttgttaaaaaatgggcattttttgtaattttgacccgttgagggtataattttaattttatgtgttatgtgcttgggatcacattattatgtggatattcgACGTGAGTGGATCCTTTTAAGCTAGTTTAGCATAAAAGTCACAATAGGAATAAATGCTTAGCACGGGgagagccaaggggtattttgagaattttgcatattttgggaattattagtAAATTAAATATTTTGGGGGAAAATATTTATGTATGGAAGATTAGATGATTAAATTTGGAATTAGAGGtgcaatttgaggtttagtgggaattaaaGGCTAAAgatcattttgcccttgggaTATTTTGAAGTTGGGATACTTTGAAGAtgggagggtaaaatggtcatttgaccgaGGGATTAGAAAAAGTGGGCAGCAACCCTTGGAGATAGCCAATTCATGTTTTCTCTTTCCTCCCCTTCTCTCTTGGTTTTTCTTCAAGTTACGAACTATACAACTAGCAAGTGAGAGCTAGTTTTGTGGAATTTAAGCAATTCTAGACGATGTTTGGGGTGGATTGAGAATCAGAGCTGATAAGGTTGCCACCTATTAGCTTGGATTTCGAATTTTgcaactgaggtaaggatttcttGAGGTTTTTTTATTATGTTCTTCAAAGTTCTTGATGAGATTTTGGGGTTAAGgtaaattatgaaaatttgatGTTTCTAGGGAATTTCGGTGTTGTTGTTGATGGTGGAAATGTAATTGCTAGTTGTTCTAAGCTTGGGATTGAGTTTGAAACTCAGAAATGTGCTTGGATTCTTTGATTTGGGGTAAGTTTTTAAGTTTAAAACTCAAAAGTTGTAAATTGGGATTTTAATGTGTTTTGTTTGAGTTATGGGCATTTTGAGGTTGGGGATTGGTTTTGTTATTGAGTTGAAGTTGATTTACAATAAAAATTATGTTGAAAATCTGTGGAAACCGAGTTTGGGTCGATTTGGTGAGTTTTGGGTTTGAGAAATCataggggaaaacccagattttttggGTTTTCGTAGCGGCACCGTGACGCCAAAGGGTTAGCTTCACGGTGCAATTATTGGCATAGGCATTTAGTTTGTTCTCTCTGATCGCTGCGGCGCCAAAGGGTCAGCGCCAGTGCTTTTTCAGGGTGCAATTTTGTGGGTTTTGGGAATTAGGATCGGGGGGCTTGGGGAACGATTCCATTACCCAGTTTGATGGAATTAAAGATCTCGAGAGCTAGGAATTAGTCTTGGAGCCTGCTTTCAAACACAATTCTTAATAAGTGTACCCTTTATGTTATGGAATTAAAGATCTCGAGAGCTAGGACATAGTCTTGGGAAAAATATCGCACTTGAGGTCGTTCCGTCTTTAGCatgagactcgaggtaagaaaactagcatATGCACATTGAGCGGGTTGTTTGCCATACATATCGGCAATGATTTGTTTGTGGATGATCAATACGATCTATATTTGACAATTGTGCAAAACATGGGCTGTGAAGGCGGGGTCAAGTTGAGGGTGCGATACCTACTCGCTCGACATCGACTGTAAGCTTGGTGTTGGGAGGCACGCCTCGCTCGGTTGGGTAGTTTGGCAAGACTGTTTGGCTAGGCTGTGTAAATGATTAATGTGTTTAAAATGaacatatttttaaattgtgAAACATGTTTATGATTTGTATTATTAGAATGAATGGATTTATTTTCTGTGAAGCATGTTGTTTATTActtatgattatttgtatatttattgtgccttgtggggttttcttgttgggccttggctcatgagtgctctatggtgcaggtaagggaaagtgAAATGTCGACCATctatgagttggagaactttataacggtgcgtacatgtttggcttgctcgaccaccacggtcgagatatTTCGGGGGACATAGAGTATAAAAGTCCAATTTTGTCGCTTAGACAGACTATTTTGTACACCCTGAATgtaattatattttgataaacctttttgggatcccttgtatatattttaagttttaatgaaaagtttataccctttgaccaaaaaatttagtaCTTAAaccattatttaattttaattacacctTTGAGTCTAAATGACCCACTTAATGAGTTATGCACaatttttaaacacacagtgtaatggtcctggaatagtagggtgttacaacttggtatcagagatgcCAAggttttatggttcctgaagatggGTTGAATATGTacactcactgctaaagacaatCTCAACTCTCGGTTCAGTAAATAATGAGTTGAATAaatgtttaactgcttaattgaaatatatgccttatctgcatggttgaataggaagcatgaaatatactgatagggcctggcccttgacagTTATGTGAATATGAAAGAAAATTATTATTAGCATTGCTTCTGCATGTGGGTATGATAGAAATGTTTATTAGCGTTATTGTTGCATGTGATAGATGTGTTTGTTTGGTTTTGACTGTGGGACAGTTTGTAGATACTGCCATCATGCCTAataagttaagtcattgattgtagacgTTCTTGGAAGTTATGCATCCAAGGTGGTCAATCAGACTAGGCGACATTAATATCAAGGTcagagatgataaccagggccagaaccctccacttGCCCCTCAGAACTGACAACAGATGTTTGCAGGCATGCAAGTGAGACTACAATGGAAAGAGGAAGAGATCAAATGGTTGAGGGCAAGATCCATCAGGGAACGCTGCTCCGCTCGTGCCACCGTTActggcaccagctttggcttaccctggggttgagaacagatgggaacccTTATACGAGAGGTACCAGAAACAATACCCTCCAACCTTTAAGGGAGGCCCAGATCCAATTAAGGCTTaatagtggatgggcatgatcagttccatagGATGTcgggtaatgacagggtggcttgtgccacttatatgttacGGGATGATGCCTGGACTTGGTGGGAGATGGTATCACAGACTCAGAACGACACTATGATGGGTTAGGAGGAATTCAGGCagttgttcaatgagaagtattataatgacgcAGTTCGAACTGCGAAGATGAGCGAATTTATGAATCTGGTTTAGGCAAACATGATAGTGGCAGACTACACCATGAAATTTGACTGGTTGACTAAGTTTGCTTTTGATTTGGTGCTGACTAATGTGGCTTATAATGAacgtgttggaaatgtgccctgaaagcatatgtaatagacattgttttatgaaataaataaataaattgaatttgttatgcatatattttatggactatattattctataataatattatgtaaatatcaggaaaattcctaagttcgtatatgtgatctcaaacacgtattggtacaagaggattgtgtttgagataaatgaacttgaatagtttccagtaaaataaagttatggaatctttagattaattactgcaagtacggtccactagtattatgaatacatgtgatctagatccggatcactagtgtggtaggacactttagtggaggtgctttatatattagagaatatatagaactggaccagatatgtttattaatacttagttaaataccgtttcgaagtattaattaaatatatcaactgatgatcatatacaaatagatcttaatcctgaagttactatgaactcctgtttatgttatatgagttctttgattcacttgttagggtctgtcagaataatcaggctagaaacttttgttttgggaactcattaatatagatggctggggacatagtatacagatatggaatctatgccttctcgcaagagattgaatgatggttctcttaagggttgacttttgggactgaaaggttattgagctcaaattcataatttagttatgaattaaccttcactagtagagtcaatggtacttaaggaaacaagagataattaaaagggtaaaacggtaattttattcccgattaattatgaaccattattagagggtcaagttgtatgcaatgattatatcaatggacgctttatgattataaagtactcagtaaatgaaatgtctataattacaagagtgcagtctcatatttatagtggaataatcatgagattaataaattaagattatttaattaaagagcttaattaataatttcaaatttattggagcttggaattataggtccataggtccccatagcggctctatcaacactgttcaaggtaagagttgatatgaagggaaaatagtttaaaagacatatttaagaagaaatttgttcttcacgccaaatatgcaattatatgataatagtgattaattaattaattacaaattagttgtagttaacaaaattaattaatatttaattattgtataatttttgaaattatattaaataattaaattaatttcgaaatttaattaaataattaattaattataatttttgaaattataataaattaaatatttattttcgaaaattttggatttaattaattggtagaattaattaaatatctttatttgagtgggagataataatctgaaaagttcaaattggatttgaatttaaaagattaatatttattcaaataattaattatatttgacaattaattaaaaagataattaatttgaattagttatcaagttgttagatcttatctaacaaaacagtttgaataaataattaaataaaaattgaaaaaacaacatccctaaaaatagggggactacacgtgcacacacagtccatggattgtgtgtggcgtgtagggcattttttttttcagggatgagtttttcaattttatttatttaattaattaattaatagataattcaaaatttggtttttggatttttttcattaaaagaataattaattaattaattaaaaagtaaattgtaaaatggttacagatttattttttaaaatttgaatattttcttttaagtatgactaatcagaaaaatattcagtTAAGATAAGTGcgtgtgagacaactctgaacattcgctctgtgaaaaatagaacgatagttttctctccctgaaaataaagaaccaattctcaggcctattctcttgatctcatgtgttgagtacatcaagtagaatcacaaataaactatccttcattctctaagtgcccatacatttcttgaggtgtagagaacgctttggaagatcttggtgtgagtacgtgggagcggcttcgataggaagatcgttctaaatacgaaaagatagcaaagatacttgataggcttcaagaggtatgaattctatccttatcttgtttatgattaatgtatgtatattaatggatccgcatatttaaagttagtttaaatatgttacaaattttttttgttgtacactgggccaaccataccaccattccgctgcgcattaggaaactcgttcctaatagAACGTTTATTCGAGGATTGAACTTCAGgatagcccaggatgttagaATAGCTTCACTACTTGGGGTTTCTACATATGCTCTGGTAGTAGAAAGCCCTTACTATTGATGGCACTGAGGATgggatatggagggagagcgtcGTAAGGCACGATGCTCAGAGGGTGGTCCTCTGTTTATTAGGTCCAGTAAGGGCGGACaccccagtgattagaagaggaagactGCAAGTACAGTTAGTACCCTCTCTTTAGATAAGAAACTTCAGGGTGCTCAGAGTGAAATTCAGGGCGGAAGTGAGAACTAGAGGAATTATTTAAAGCATGCTCGGTGCAGGAGAAACCACTTGGGAGAATGTTATGCAAAGGCTTATTTCCTGTGCGGCGTCGTGGGTCATCCCAAGGAAGATTTCCCACAATTGGAGGAAGAGGAACTGAAGAAAGGCGATAATTTGGTTCCGACTTGGGTAGTTGCTTTGACACAGGtggaggttgaggctagtccgttcgtggtgacaggtcagatttctagtgttgacTCTTCTTATAAAATATAGATTGAATTTGGTGCTGCACATTCATTTGTGTCTAGTAGGGTGATAGATAGActttgtagaccttgtgatttgtatACTTTGGTGTTTGGGATTTTGCTGCCTACTTGGGAATTGGCAGTCTCTAGGAGACGGGTCTAATCACTACCGGTAGAGGTAGATAGTAGGGAGTTTTCTGTAGACTTGATTAAGTTAGCGATGGAAGATTTTGATATGGttatgggtatggattggttggctaagtatggggcaaccatagattacaaaaggaggatggtgacttttgagccagagggagaGGACCCGTTTGTTTTTGTAGGTGTTGTAAACGAGTCTTGCATTCCtatgatctcggcactaaagactagagacctattgtaaggaggttgcataagattcctagctagtgtggtggatatcaTGAAGGATGTACTAGTCGGACCAGAGAAGATTAGATTGGTcagtgagtttctagatgtgttcccAGATGATCTATCGGGGTTACTGCTGCAttgagagattgagtttgtgatagagtTGGCACCATGAACAGGACcggtgtctagagcaccatacagaatggcactggtagaattaaaagaattaaagtttcagttgcaggaactacttgaCTTAGGATTCATCAAACttagtttctcaccgtggggtgcgccagtgttgtttgttatGAAGAAAGATGGGTCGTTAAGGATGTGTATCAACTACcgagaattgaataagttgaccattaagaacaagtatccactgccaaggattgatgaattgtttgatcagttgcaaggtaagaaagtGTTCTCGAATATTGATTTTCGATCTagtatcaccagctgaggatcaaagagaaGGATATCCCGAAGACAACCTTTCGCACTCAGTATATGGTCGTTACTCAtttttggttatgtcttttggattgaacAATGCCCAGACATCGTTCATGGACCTGATGAATAGGGTGATCGAAGATTatctagacaagtttgtgattgtgttcatcgacaacATACTGATCTACTCCCAATCAGAGTCAGAACACGAAGAGCATCTCCGTTTGGTattacagagactgagagaacacaggttgtatgccaagttcaagaagtgtgagttctagttgcCTTAAGTAACATTTCTtagtcatattgttagtaaggatgaGATTATGGCAGACCCGACCAAGATTGAGGCGGTGAGAGATTAGTCAAGGCTACGAAACGCTTCAGAAGTTAGACTTTCCTTAGATTGGAGAGATACTATCGACATTTTGTTGAAGGACTCTCAAGGATCGCAAcgccattgactgagttgacatgtaagaatctgcaatttgtttggactgataggtGTGAGAACATTTTCAAGAGTTAAAGTGGCGATTGGTTATTGTATCAGTACTTAGTCTTCCTTCAGATTGGGAAAggttgtggtctactgtgatgatTTGAGATACAAATTAGACCGTGTTCTgttgcaggctgggaaagtgattgcctatgcctcGAGGtagctaaaggaatatgagcagcggtagCGGTGGTGTTCGCATTGAAGGCGTGGCGAAATTACTTGTATGGGGAAATGTGCAAAATATATATTGATCACgaaagtttgaagtactttttcataTAGAatgatctgaatatgagacagagatgttGGTTGGAACTGGTAAAGGACTATAACGGTGAGATCATTTACCAACAAGGGTGTAGTGCACCAAATGTTTTTTTACGGGAacatcggttatatgccaagttctctaaatgtgagttttggctggaacaggtaaCCTTCTTAGGGCACATAGTCTCTAAGGATGGGATTGCAATAGACCCATCGAAGATCGAGGcaattagagactggccccagccaaagaatcCCTCAGAAGTACggagtttcttagggttggcaggttattataggaagtttgtcgagggtttctcaaagatcgccactgtaatgcctcgaattctccggtatggtttaatggcgggattagtaggccgggagggccatacttgtttaattatgccattaattgataatatgcatgtttatgtgaattatattctgatatgatgttatatgcgtgcatgtgggtccacatttgaataattatgctattttgataatttggcccattgagggtaaatatGTGTAtatgggtgcataatgtgattggtgaatgagattccattattatggagatatattcgagctattcggcatgagacgatcatatataatggattagcggttttgtcatgacggggtcaattttggggtaatagaaatgtttatttgatgataaattgggaatatttgagatcaggaggaaatttcggaggttttgactatattgtccccgggggtatttttgggaccccgagcattagtttttatttgaggttacttaagcttgaagtagctgtcaaatagaacgtacgattagaaaacctctcgttctccctttcgttaGTTTGTTTCACCGTTTGAGtcttttcgaagatatcttgagttctaggagtcggaatcaagcgaggatcgaggcataacgatcctaggaaagattagaagattcttaaccgaaggatttgacgcaaaacaacccaataaaaggtaatctaagtttaaagttttgagtttttagagattctaagctttgaattggactttctgaattgttgagtttttggttggtttgaaccttgggttttgagggttttggagttttgggaagcttgggaactttgttttgatgattggggatggttaggtatgattttggaagcttggagaagttgaaaacacgtttgggaatggcctagggttgggggccgcggccctagctcgatgagGAAGAAGAGGGGGTTCTTTCTTGGctaggcaccgcggcccttggtgttagGCGGCGCGGCACTTGCTTCAAGAATttctgggggccgcagcccaaggtgccagggccgcagcccttgccctgttttcaccccgtttgcttgTTTTGACCATGGGAACTTAGCCATAGGCCtcaggagtgtccctactacttggattagtttagattgatctcccggaggctagatattggtgtggaaacctatgttgacgATTATTGTTAATGATGtcccatgtttggttatgattaggtgaccggtaaaggactaaaggttgatcgttctcacgggtcattcttttaatctttctagctcgaatctgaggtaagaaaactgcaccctgtgtatatatgacatgcatgattatttttgaggcatgttgattggtaaatatggacatggattgcctattgaatgctagcgaatgttgaatacttgtatatgtactgactagtcagggacactgacctaaagagtcagaaatggcatagcgtcatgaacgctgagccaaatgaagattagatctaatcaatatcagcattgaatggctctaaggcattaacgctggattgaccctaaggtcgatgaacttataagcacttgtctagtctaagactagttatttagagccagggcatatggccccggtgactgtttatcacatggctagggaacgttgttccagggttatgactttaagtcatgaggagggttatgttggtgaccagtcacaaAACACATATCCTATTCAAACTTATGAATGATTCACTAATcaattaagcccgagtgaccctatcgtcacatggctagagggggctgtacccacttttgtgacttttgcgactgtcacctactTGTTTGGACtaatggtcctgaatgattattacgatcattgttgatattatatcatgctttattgtgttttcttgctgggccttggctcatgggtgctatgtagtgcatgtaaagggaaagaaaagctcacccagccttgagtggagagcttaggtggtgatgtgtacatat from Humulus lupulus chromosome 5, drHumLupu1.1, whole genome shotgun sequence encodes the following:
- the LOC133779800 gene encoding uncharacterized protein LOC133779800, translated to MAGSFYRHHWDTVGKDVISMAKHFFTHCELPISMNATNLVLLPKKEQPSSINNYRPIALCNYKKTKDGFFLVKHDMEKAYDKLDWHFLKAVLSNWGFHDTFVGWIMNIKVARRATLTTHLLFADDIVLFRNASEKEAKTLMKCMDIICSWSGEKVSKPKYVVHFSKGAPNAKRMALAEFFQMSRAKGDRSHLGLPLLISRSREKDLNFILNKVNGHVQGWKEKILSKAKRSTLVQVVWSSLVSYVTASGPMPCALHESVDKALRSFWWGDTANKRKVHTLSWGKLCAPKLSGSLGFRTSKANTKAFMVKRAWEILVGKKGIWHDLVGAKYLKGENILSYVNKPNDSHLSKGIIRSMDLLQKGLYRRIGNGNSTSIWF